In Rhodanobacteraceae bacterium, a single window of DNA contains:
- a CDS encoding peroxiredoxin, translating to MSETTQTSVLPGLNRPAPDFNAKTTHGQKSLADYRGKWLILFSHPADFTPVCTTEFMAFAQRVDEFAKRDCELLGLSIDSVHSHIAWVRNIEEKFGVKITFPIIADLSMEVAHAYGMVQPGASDTSAVRATFLIDPAGVLRAMVYYPMSNGRSIDEFLRLLDALQTSDANKVATPENWHKGEPVIVPPPATVAEAEARKDQGYEYTDWYFSRKAI from the coding sequence ATGTCCGAGACCACCCAGACCAGCGTTTTGCCTGGCCTCAATCGACCCGCGCCGGACTTCAATGCCAAGACCACCCACGGCCAGAAGTCGCTCGCCGACTATCGCGGCAAGTGGTTGATTCTATTCTCGCATCCGGCTGATTTCACGCCGGTGTGCACCACCGAATTCATGGCTTTCGCCCAGCGGGTGGACGAGTTCGCCAAGCGCGATTGCGAACTGCTGGGCTTGTCGATAGACAGTGTGCATTCGCACATCGCCTGGGTACGCAATATCGAGGAGAAATTCGGCGTGAAGATCACTTTCCCGATCATCGCCGACCTGTCGATGGAGGTGGCACATGCCTACGGCATGGTGCAACCCGGCGCCAGCGACACCTCGGCGGTTCGTGCAACTTTCCTGATCGATCCCGCCGGTGTCTTGCGGGCGATGGTGTACTACCCGATGAGCAATGGCCGCTCGATCGACGAGTTCCTTCGTCTACTCGATGCCCTGCAGACCAGCGATGCGAACAAGGTGGCCACCCCGGAGAACTGGCACAAGGGTGAGCCGGTCATCGTGCCGCCACCGGCCACGGTTGCCGAAGCCGAAGCCCGCAAGGATCAAGGTTACGAGTACACCGATTGGTACTTCAGCCGCAAGGCGATCTGA